Below is a window of Deltaproteobacteria bacterium DNA.
GATCTCTGCGCCGATGTGATCGCCATACCGATTGCGGCCAGCATAATCATCGAAACGGCAGTAGCCACTAAAATCTCAATGAGGGTAAAGCCTCTCGTGTTATTCATAGTGCTTACCCTATTTTAATCCCCTGGTACAACATTTGTGTTATCCAAACATCCTGATGGGAATCTGCAACTATTCTGTCTCGTCACTACTGTACTTTCAGTGAGATTCCTGTAGCCGCGCGCCAGTTGATCAGCCCATGTAACTATAACGGTAACTGTCCATGAATTAGTGGTACCGGCGACCGGGGCAATAGTCGTATCCACTGTATAGGCTGCATCACCTTGAACTGCTCCCCCCATGCCGCTCACCGCAACGATTTGCTGCGGCCGAATCCCTATAGGGACAACATTGCAGGGATTCATAATCAATGCCTCTCTCATTTCGAGCTCTCTATGCAATATCCCTGCACCCCTGCCTAGATAATCGGACTTTCCAACCGCTCTCCATGCCGACGGTTGCATTGATAAAAGAGCTAAAACGCCAATGGAAACCAGAAATATGGCAATGACTACCTCGATCAGGCCGATGCCCCGGCTATTTAATATCGAACGTGACATTTGTTCTTCCCATGGTATTAACCGTTATTGTAGCCTTGGAATTCCTGCTGTTCTGCAGAACAACACCATCCCCTGCGGGATTCCCCAGCGGTGTTACAGTGCCCCTTGTGTTAAAAGTAACCGTCTGCGAACTCGCCGCACCGAAATCGGCACTGATGATGCTAATATCCGACCCGAATGATGAGAGAAGCTTGGTAACAGCGGGAGGAACACCCGTGACCGTCTGGATGGCATAGCTGCTTTCGGCCTTGTTAAAAACGATTTGATATGTGTTGTTCTCGGAAACCGCCCTTTGCTTGCATAAGGAGAAGTCGGAGGCTATATCCCTTGCCGCCGACCTGAGATTTCTGTTTAATGTATAGGCGTGCAAATTTACCCACCCAATGGCGGCAATGATTATCAATATAACAATTGCCATGAGCAATTCAATGAGTGTAAATCCTTTACAGCGTTGCATATTACTTTTTCCCGTCAATGAGATCGATCAGTTCCGCCTCGGGCATAGCTCCTTCCCTGAGCCTTCCGTCCGGCAGTATCAGTGCGGGGGTACCCGATATGCCAAGCGATGCAGCAAGCTTCATAGAGTTGTCTATCTCCTGGGTCTTGCACTCCGTCTTCGCTATCTCCTTCTTTTCGAAGTTGTCCTCAAGCATCTTTAAGGATTTATTGCAAACGATGCTTTTTGCTTTCCCGTACGCTTCCTTATGCATCGGTAAGGGGAAGAACTTGATATAAAAGGCGATGTCCTTCCTCTTTGCGATAATCTGTTTCATGGTGCGATGAAGCTGACCGCAAAAGGAGCAATCAGGGTCGGTAAAGACGATTACCTTTTTGGAAGCGCTGCTCTCTCCCATGATAAGGGCATCACTCAGAGGTATTTTAGCTATGTCGATCCTTTTTTTGTCTTGAATTCTTCTGATGCTCTCCTGTGTCTTGTTCAACATATTGGCAACTTCCACCAGTGAGCCAAAGATGAAGTACTTCTTATCAACGTCAAGATAAAAAATCACTATCCTTCCCATATTGTCGATGGCTATTTCACAAAACCCCCTTAGCGGACTTTCTGTGATGCTCACTATTTTCGCCTCAGGGGCGTTGAGCCTCACGAGAACGTCTTTGACCCCTTGAGTGCTTAAGGCAATACACCCTTTCTTTCCCTGGTTGCCGTCACTTTCCGAAGCAAAACTGCATCCTGAATGAACGGGGGATAAAAGCAAGGCACATGATAGAATCACAACAGCACAAAATAAGCTCTTTTTTGTCACGGTAAAGCCTCTTCTCCTCTATTTTATAGATTATTACTATCTCATACCTTCACTATGAAATCAAGTAAATAGATTCATTACACAATATAAACAGTGCGTTGGTAAAGGCGGCAGGATTTATCAGACGGTGTTTTAATGGCACATTATATAATAGTGGCTTACGTTACCGTCGTCATAAGGGGCATTTTGATCGTCCGGCAACCCTGCTACCATATCCCCATACTTCGGGATTTAGGCCAGTGGCTTTACGTCCCGCCCTTTCGGACAGTTTGCCTTTTTCAGGACTTTATTCATGATTTCAAAGATTTTTAAATTAACCGGGTGAGTTTTTCTTCTCACTTTCAACCTTAGATTTTAATATCAGAATACAAATCATACTTAAGAAATAATTTATACGATGCGAAAATTAAAATCACGTCACGGATATCGATCTTAATTTGCCGCAATTAATATGCCAGATAATAGGACATACTCCTTTTATGAACCGTGAAAAATGTATTACATTTGATTACAACTGATTAGATGTCTTTTCCGTCTGTCGCATTGGGGCTCATATTCCTGACGTATTCACCATAAATCGGTGATTTTCACCAGACCATGTGTCAAATTCACCTTGGGCTGACTCCAATTGCCGGGTATTATTTCGGGGAAGAAGTGTGGATTTCTTGCTTGACACGTCATGGGCGCTATGCTAGAGCTTTCAGCGGCTCGGGACTGTTACAAGAAATTAGTTAACATATTGAATTTTATATATATTTTTCATTGGTCCCGGTATCCATCATAGATGGATTTCTCATAACGTTGATTTGAAAAAGAAATCTGCGGGGAGTATGACAGGCAGCCTCTCAAAGATAGACACTATGGACGATAGCGCTCTTAAAGAAAGAGAGGAAATTCTTTCTATAGCGGAAGCATATGTAGCGCAGAATCTTTATAAAGAGGCGTTGCATGTAGCTGAATCATGGCTCAAGCGTTATCCAATCGATGCTGATGCAAATATCATCCGATGCCACGCATTGCTGAGGATGGGAGATCTCGAAAAGGTTAACGATATCCTTGATGGTGTTGAGAATACGGTACGTCAGTTGTCCCGGATCTATAATCGTGTCGGAGATCTTTGCCTGAACGGTGGTCTGACTCAAGAGGCGGTAAAGTATTATCGGAAATTTGTCGCGATGAACCCCGATTCGCCAATTGCAGAAAATGTATCTGAAAAAATCAATGCGCTCGTATCCACTGAAGATTACATATCCACCAGAAGTGATGAGGATAGGTATAACAATATTGACCATGTTGCATCTGATTTCTATACCACAACCCTCGCGGAACTCTACGTTAGACAGGGCCATCCTGACATGGCTGCCGATGTACTAAGCGAGATTCTGAAAAAGGATCCGGGAAATCAACTGGTTGCGAATAGATTAAAAGATGTCAGAGCCATGCAAAACGACGGGACGAAAGAAAAAACATCTTTCCATGTGTCACAGAATAAGGAGGTGATTCAAGAACTTACAAGGTGGCTTAAAAACATAGACAGGTTGAAAAGCTATGCGTCGTAACTCTTCGGTTCCTCCCGAGAGGATATCAAAAATCCAGTCGAGACTTTATGAGCTTGATGTAGAGGCTTTGCTTTTCCTTGATATAAAAAATATCCGCTACTTAACCGGTTTTACGGGCAGTGATGGGGCGCTCATGATAGGAGAAAAGCAAAAGCTGCTTCTGGTTGACGGCCGCTACACGAATCAGGCAAAGAGGGAAGTCGCGGGGTTGGAAGTTTTTGAATGCCGGGA
It encodes the following:
- a CDS encoding prepilin-type N-terminal cleavage/methylation domain-containing protein, whose amino-acid sequence is MQRCKGFTLIELLMAIVILIIIAAIGWVNLHAYTLNRNLRSAARDIASDFSLCKQRAVSENNTYQIVFNKAESSYAIQTVTGVPPAVTKLLSSFGSDISIISADFGAASSQTVTFNTRGTVTPLGNPAGDGVVLQNSRNSKATITVNTMGRTNVTFDIK
- a CDS encoding DsbC family protein, which encodes MTKKSLFCAVVILSCALLLSPVHSGCSFASESDGNQGKKGCIALSTQGVKDVLVRLNAPEAKIVSITESPLRGFCEIAIDNMGRIVIFYLDVDKKYFIFGSLVEVANMLNKTQESIRRIQDKKRIDIAKIPLSDALIMGESSASKKVIVFTDPDCSFCGQLHRTMKQIIAKRKDIAFYIKFFPLPMHKEAYGKAKSIVCNKSLKMLEDNFEKKEIAKTECKTQEIDNSMKLAASLGISGTPALILPDGRLREGAMPEAELIDLIDGKK
- a CDS encoding tetratricopeptide repeat protein, producing the protein MTGSLSKIDTMDDSALKEREEILSIAEAYVAQNLYKEALHVAESWLKRYPIDADANIIRCHALLRMGDLEKVNDILDGVENTVRQLSRIYNRVGDLCLNGGLTQEAVKYYRKFVAMNPDSPIAENVSEKINALVSTEDYISTRSDEDRYNNIDHVASDFYTTTLAELYVRQGHPDMAADVLSEILKKDPGNQLVANRLKDVRAMQNDGTKEKTSFHVSQNKEVIQELTRWLKNIDRLKSYAS